The following are encoded together in the Candida orthopsilosis Co 90-125, chromosome 5 draft sequence genome:
- a CDS encoding Thr1 homoserine kinase, producing the protein MTRSFQIKVPASSANIGPGFDVLGVGLQLYLTIKVTIDPSIDTSSDPHNAIITYEGSLAEKVPLQSDKNLISQTALYLLRCNGVDKFPLGTHIYVNNPIPLGRGLGSSASAIVGGIYLGNVIGEFNFDKTRMLDYCLMIERHPDNIAAAMLGGFIGSYLNELGPEETEQTTVPLDYILPTPQTPPQSIVSQPPPKNIGEYLQYNWNKSIKCVCIVPNFEVSTDKSRSVLPQSYTRPDIVYNLQRIAILTSALTQDPPNHKLIYQSMKDKIHQPYRTVLIPGLDQVLEEIVPAKHSGLCGICLSGAGPTILCLATEGFEEIAKGVVDIFAKEGIHCDWKLLDLAYDGATVEHV; encoded by the coding sequence ATGACAAGGtcatttcaaataaaaGTTCCCGCTTCGTCAGCAAATATAGGTCCTGGATTTGATGTACTTGGTGTAGGATTACAATTGTACCTAACCATCAAGGTCACAATAGatccatcaattgatactTCATCAGATCCTCATAATGCTATAATCACATATGAAGGTAGCTTGGCCGAAAAAGTACCATTACAATCCGACAAAAACTTGATTAGTCAAACTGCGTTATATTTACTTAGGTGTAATGGAGTGGACAAGTTTCCACTTGGTACTCATATTTATGTAAATAATCCAATACCTTTAGGAAGAGGGTTGGGGTCTAGTGCAAGTGCCATTGTTGGTGGAATATATTTGGGTAATGTCATTGGtgagttcaattttgacaagACTAGAATGTTGGATTACTGTTTAATGATTGAAAGACATCCTGATAATATTGCTGCTGCCATGTTGGGAGGATTTATTGGGTCATATTTGAATGAGCTAGGACCAGAAGAGACTGAACAAACTACTGTACCTTTAGACTATATTTTACCTACTCCGCAAACACCACCACAATCAATCGTATCtcaaccaccaccaaaaaaCATTGGAGAATATTTACAATACAACTGGAACAAATCCATCAAATGTGTTTGCATCGTCCCCAATTTTGAAGTAAGTACAGACAAGTCTAGATCAGTGCTACCTCAATCATACACTAGACCCGATATAGTATACAATCTACAAAGAATAGCTATTTTGACTTCAGCATTAACGCAGGATCCACCAAATCATAAATtaatttatcaatcaatgaaggACAAGATTCACCAACCATATAGGACAGTATTGATCCCTGGGTTGGATCAAGTTTTGGAAGAGATTGTTCCTGCAAAACACCTGGGTTTATGTGGTATTTGTCTTAGTGGAGCTGGCCCTACTATCTTGTGTTTGGCTACTGAGGGATTTGAAGAGATTGCTAAAGGTGTGGTTGacatttttgcaaaagagGGTATTCATTGTGATTGGAAATTACTTGACTTGGCATACGATGGGGCAACTGTAGAACACGTGTGA
- a CDS encoding Erg11 Lanosterol 14-alpha-demethylase (cytochrome P450 family member, role in biosynthesis), producing MALVDLALQGYNYFMTLSTLQQFGLLVFAPFIYNIVWQLFYSLRKDRVPLVFYWIPWVGSAVSYGQDPYGFFEQCREKYGDLFAFVMLGRVMTVYLGPKGHEFVFNAKLSDVSAEDAYQHLTTPVFGKGVIYDCPNARLMEQKKFAKTALTTDSFRRYVPLIRGEILDYFNKSKVFNMKTKKSGVVDVLQSQPEITIFTASRSLLGEAMRQRFDASFAQLYADLDKGFTPINFVFPHLPLPHYWKRDAAQQKISETYMKEIARRRESGDIDENRDLIDSLLVNSTYKDGVKMTDQEIANLLIGVLMGGQHTSATTSAWFLLHLAEKPQLQDELYQEVLNALSGKGGNLDDLSYEDLQQMPLVNNTIKETLRLHMPLHSIFRKVVSPLVVPNTKYIVPKGHHVLVSPGYAHTNERFYKDASAFNPHRWDESASTNDAGEVDYGFGKVSKGVSSSYLPFGGGRHRCIGEQFAYVQLGTILTTFVYNVKWKLANGKVPDVDYTSMVTLPQDPAEIVWEKRDTCVL from the coding sequence ATGGCATTAGTTGACTTAGCCCTTCAAGGGTATAATTATTTCATGACGCTTAGTACGCTCCAACAGTTTGGTTTACTTGTGTTTGCGCCTTTTATCTACAACATCGTTTGGCAATTATTTTATTCTCTTAGAAAAGATCGTGTTCCTTTGGTGTTTTATTGGATTCCTTGGGTTGGTTCAGCTGTTTCTTATGGGCAAGATCCATATGGGTTTTTTGAGCAATGTCGTGAAAAATATGGTGATttatttgcatttgttATGTTGGGAAGAGTGATGACGGTATATTTGGGTCCCAAGGGTCATGAGTTTGTTTTTAATGCTAAATTGTCTGATGTTTCTGCTGAGGATGCTTATCAACACTTAACTACTCCAGTGTTTGGAAAGGGGGTTATCTATGATTGTCCAAATGCGAGGTTGATGGAGCAGAAGAAGTTTGCAAAGACTGCTTTAACTACTGATTCATTTAGAAGATATGTTCCGTTGATTAGAGGAGAAATTTTGGACTACTTTAACAAGTCAAAGGTTTTCAACATGAAGACAAAGAAAAgtggtgttgttgatgtattgCAATCGCAACCAGAAATCACCATCTTTACTGCATCTAGATCCTTATTAGGAGAAGCAATGAGACAAAGGTTTGATGCTTCGTTTGCCCAATTATATGCTGACTTAGATAAGGGTTTTACTCCGATTAATTTTGTATTCCCCCATTTACCTTTACCTCACTACTGGAAAAGAGATGCtgctcaacaaaaaatttctgAAACTTATATGAAGGAGATTGCGAGAAGAAGAGAATCGGGcgatattgatgaaaatcGTGATTTAATTGACTCCCTTTTGGTTAACTCAACTTACAAAGATGGTGTTAAGATGACTGACCAAGAGATTGCCAATTTGTTAATTGGTGTTTTAATGGGAGGACAACATACCAGTGCTACTACATCTGCTTGGTTTTTGTTACATTTAGCTGAAAAGCCTCAATTACAAGATGAATTGTATCAAGAAGTGCTTAATGCGTTATCAGGTAAAGGTGGAAACTTGGATGATTTATCATATGAAGATTTACAACAAATGCCATTGGTaaacaacaccatcaaaGAAACTTTGAGATTACACATGCCATTACATTCCATCTTCAGAAAAGTTGTTTCCCCATTAGTTGTcccaaatacaaaatacatAGTCCCTAAAGGACATCATGTTTTGGTATCACCAGGTTACGCTCACACCAATGAAAGATTCTACAAAGACGCATCTGCTTTCAATCCACATAGATGGGACGAATCGGCATCTACCAATGATGCAGGTGAAGTTGATTATGGATTTGGGAAAGTTTCCAAAGGTGTTAGTTCTTCATATTTACcatttggtggtggaaGACATAGATGTATTGGTGAACAATTTGCTTATGTTCAATTGGGAACTATATTAACTACATTTGTTTACAATGTTAAATGGAAATTGGCAAATGGTAAAGTACCTGATGTTGATTACACTTCAATGGTTACATTACCTCAAGATCCAGCTGAAATTGTGTGGGAAAAGAGAGACACATGTGTGTTGTAA